From a region of the Ovis aries strain OAR_USU_Benz2616 breed Rambouillet chromosome 2, ARS-UI_Ramb_v3.0, whole genome shotgun sequence genome:
- the LOC114112826 gene encoding interferon omega-1-like — MASENLPQGSTRRRLSQPSSSRIFPMAFVLSLLMALVLVSYGPGGSLGCDLSQNHVLFGKKNLRLLGQMRRISPRFCLQDRKDFDFPQEMVEGGQLQEAQAISVLHEMLQQSFNLFHTERSSAAWDTTLLEQLRTGLHQQLDDLDACLGQVMGEEDSALGRTGPTLAVKRYFQGIHVYLQEKGYSDCAWETIRVEIMRSLSSSTSL; from the coding sequence ATGGCATCAGAGAACCTACCTCAAGGTTCCACCAGACGCCGTCTCAGCCAGCCCAGCAGCAGCCGCATCTTCCCCATGGCCTTCGTGCTCTCTCTACTCATGGCCCTGGTGCTGGTCAGCTACGGCCCAGGAGGATCACTGGGCTGTGACCTGTCTCAGAACCACGTGCTGTTTGGCAAGAAGAACCTCAGACTCCTGGGCCAAATGAGGAGAATCTCCCCTCGCTTCTGTCTGCAGGACAGAAAAGACTTCGATTtcccccaggagatggtggagggcggccagctccaggaggcccaggccaTCTCTGTGCTCCACGAGATGCTCCAGCAGAGCTTCAACCTCTTCCACACAGAGCGCTCCTCTGCTGCCTGGGACACCACCCTCCTGGAGCAGCTCCGCACTGGACTCCATCAGCAGCTGGATGACCTGGACGCCTGCCTGGGGCAGGTGATGGGAGAGGAAGACTCTGCCCTGGGAAGGACGGGCCCCACCCTGGCTGTGAAGAGGTACTTCCAGGGCATCCATGTCTACCTGCAAGAAAAGGGATACAGCGACTGTGCCTGGGAAACCATCAGAGTGGAAATCATGAGATCCTTGTCTTCATCAACCAGCTTGTAA
- the LOC114112827 gene encoding interferon alpha-3-like: MALPVSVLLALVMLCSSPTCSLGCELPASHGNLESFIHWSQMERVPTVSCLRDRTDFRFPQTLVPGTRLEKTEATAVVHELLQQTFQLFSTTGSSAGRDESLLDRFLVGLDQQLEDLDACLREGRTLEQSPLGSENSRLAVKGYFQRTSVYLKEKEYSRCAWEVVSVEIRRRLVFANKLIRKLRK; this comes from the coding sequence ATGGCCCTCCCCGTCTCTGTGCTGCTGGCCCTGGTGATGCTCTGCTCCAGCCCCACGTGCTCCCTGGGCTGTGAGCTGCCTGCCAGCCACGGCAATCTGGAAAGCTTCATACATTGGAGTCAGATGGAGAGAGTGCCCACTGTGTCCTGTCTGAGGGACAGGACTGACTTCAGATTTCCTCAGACCCTGGTGCCCGGGACCAGGCTTGAGAAGACAGAAGCCACAGCTGTTGTGCACGAGTTGCTCCAGCAGACCTTCCAGCTCTTCAGCACCACGGGCTCTTCTGCAGGTCGGGATGAGAGCCTCCTGGACAGATTCCTCGTGGGACTTGATCAGCAGCTGGAGGACCTGGACGCGTGTCTGAGGGAGGGACGGACACTGGAACAGTCACCTCTGGGGAGTGAGAACTCCAGATTGGCTGTGAAGGGTTACTTCCAGCGAACCAGTGTGTATCTCAAAGAGAAAGAATACAGCCGCTGTGCCTGGGAGGTTGTCAGCGTGGAAATCAGAAGGCGCTTGGTCTTTGCCAACAAGCTCATCAGAAAACTCAGGAAATAA
- the LOC101103702 gene encoding interferon beta-2-like, producing the protein MTYQCLLQMVLLLCLSTTALCRSYSLLRFQQGRSLEVCQNLLWQLPSTPQHCLEFRMDFQMPEEMKQAQQFRKEDAVLVMYEMLQHIFNILTRDFSSTGWSDTIIEHLREELYGQMNRLEPIQKEIMQKQTSTMGDTTDLHLRKYYFNLGQYLKSKEHNRCAWAVVQVQLLRNFSFLKSLTGYLHD; encoded by the coding sequence ATGACCTACCAGTGCCTCCTCCAGATGGTTCTCCTGCTGTGTCTCTCCACCACAGCTCTTTGCAGGAGCTACAGCTTGCTTCGATTCCAACAAGGGCGGAGCCTTGAGGTGTGCCAGAACCTCCTGTGGCAGTTACCTTCAACTCCTCAACATTGCCTCGAGTTCAGGATGGACTTCCAGATGCCTGAGGAGATGAAGCAAGCACAGCAGTTCCGGAAGGAAGATGCCGTATTGGTCATGTATGAGATGCTCCAGCACATCTTCAATATTCTCAccagagacttctccagcactggCTGGTCTGACACCATCATTGAGCACCTCCGTGAGGAACTCTATGGGCAGATGAATCGTCTGGAGCCAATCCAGAAGGAAATAATGCAGAAGCAAACCTCCACTATGGGAGACACGACCGATCTTCACCTGAGGAAATATTACTTCAACCTCGGGCAGTACCTCAAGTCCAAGGAGCACAACAGGTGTGCCTGGGCAGTCGTGCAAGTGCAATTGCTCAGGAacttttctttcctgaagagcCTAACAGGTTACCTCCATGACTGA